Genomic segment of Octadecabacter arcticus 238:
GGCGTGCAAATGTCGGACGGCCAAGGCGGGTATTGGATCGAAGGCATTGATGAACCCGTGCCAAACGACGCCTATATCCTGCGCCCCGGTGTGGGCTTTGTAGATCACCAAATTCGCGCGAACGGGATGGAAATCTCGCTCTCGGCGCTTGCACCGCGCGCGCGCGTGCGGATCGCTTTGACAGGGAACTGATCGATATGACCACCGAACTTGCCGAACGTCCGCCAATGCCGCAGCCGACCATTGCGACACAGCACATCCTGCTGCGGGTGATCGCCGTTGTTGGTATCGCGCTGTCCCTGTTCCAGCTTTATGCAGCGGGCGTTCAGCCGCTTGGCCTGTTCTTTCAGCGGCCGATCCATTTGGGATTTGTGTTGGTGCTGTGCTTTTTGATCTATCCGGTCTTTGGTCAGAACCACGCACGCGGCGCCCTTGGGTGGGCCATCGACGGGGGACTTATCATTTGCGCGGTGTTGGTGGGTGGTTGGGTGCCGATCAACATCGATATCATCGCCAACGCAATCTTCCCGCGTCAGATTGATATCTTCATCGGAATTGTCACGACACTTATCGTCCTTGAAGGCGCGCGGCGCGCGGTCGGCCTCGGTATGACGATCATCGGGGCGACGTTTATCGTCTATGCTTTTGCGGGCAGTCGCGGAGAGTTGCCGTTTCTCGCCGATTGGATGCCAGGAATCCTCAACCATCGGGGCTATTCGCTTGACCGGTTGGGCAGCCAGCTGACCCTTGGTGCCGAAGGCATCTTTGGTCTGCCGCTTGGCGTTGCGGCCACGTTCATTTTTGTCTTCGTTCTGTTTGGCGCGTTCTTGGAAGTCACAGGTGCGGGCAAATTTTTTATCGATCTGGCATATGCATCAACGGGGCGCCAGCGCGGCGGTCCGGCCAAGGCCGCAGTTATCGCATCGGCGGGCATGGGGTCGATCAGCGGATCGGCGATTGCCAATGTGGTGACCACGGGGGCGTTTACAATTCCGCTGATGAAACGCCTTGGATACACGCCAGCGCAGGCGGGCGGGATTGAAGCTGCGGCGTCAACGGGCGGGCAGATCATGCCGCCGCTTATGGGCGCGGGCGCGTTCCTGATTTCCGAATTTACGCAGGTACCCTACGTCGACATCGTGATCGTATCGATTTTTCCGGCCTTCCTGTATTTTGGTGCGGTTTATCTGTTGGTCCACGTTGCAGCCGTCAAACAGGGCATGACTGGATTGTCGCGCGATCAATTGCCAAAGGTGCGGGCTGTTATGGCCGATGGTTGGCATTTTCTATTGCCGCTGGTGGCGCTGGTGTGGTTGCTGGTTGCCGGATATTCGCCGATGCGTGTGGGGTTCTACGCAATTCTGTCAGTGATCGCGGCGGCATCGGCCCGCGCGCTGTGGCGTTATGGAACTGACCGACCGACGATGGATGGTCTTATCGCGCTGTGCAAAAGAGGACTGTCATTGACGGCACAAGCGATGGAACTGGGCGCACGCAATGCGGTCGCGGTGTCGATGGCCTGCGCTGTGGCCGGGATTATCGTCGGCGTTGTCGGCTTGACCGGATTGGGGTTGAAATTCTCGTCGATGATGATCGCGTTTTCTGGTGGTAACATCGTCTTGGCGTTGATCCTCGTGCTTTTGGCAAGTCTGATTCTTGGCATGGGTCTGCCCGTCACAGCAGCTTATATCGTGTTGATCATTCTTGTGGGTCCGGCGTTGACGTCGGAGTTCGGCATTCCGTTATTGATCGCGCATTTGGTGGTGTTCTGGTATTCGCAAGACAGCAACGTGACGCCACCTGTGGCCTTAGCGGCCTTTGCGGGGGCGGCGATTTCAGGGTCCAAACCGTTGGAAACCAGCATCCAGTCGTGGAAATTCGCCAAGGGTCTTTATCTGATCCCGCTGTTTATGGTGTTCAATGAAAGCATTATTCTTGGGGGGCCGATACCGTTGGTCGTCTGGAACGGGTTCCTAGCCATCGTCGCGCTCACGGCTTTCGCGGCTTGCCTGGAAGGGTTCTTGTTCGCGCCGATCAACATGTTGCATCGGCTTATTGTCGTACCTGGTGTGGTTGCGGTGTTCTGGCCCGATCTGCTGATTGAAGGCGTCGGCGCTGCCGTCTTGATTTTTGTGCTGGGCCTGAATTGGGCCAAAGGCCGACGGGAGCGGTCTGCACTAGACTTGGCGTAGTGGCCGTACAGCCAATCCGACTGACCGCTATTTTTGCGCGGAGGCGAGCGCGAGCC
This window contains:
- a CDS encoding TRAP transporter permease; protein product: MTTELAERPPMPQPTIATQHILLRVIAVVGIALSLFQLYAAGVQPLGLFFQRPIHLGFVLVLCFLIYPVFGQNHARGALGWAIDGGLIICAVLVGGWVPINIDIIANAIFPRQIDIFIGIVTTLIVLEGARRAVGLGMTIIGATFIVYAFAGSRGELPFLADWMPGILNHRGYSLDRLGSQLTLGAEGIFGLPLGVAATFIFVFVLFGAFLEVTGAGKFFIDLAYASTGRQRGGPAKAAVIASAGMGSISGSAIANVVTTGAFTIPLMKRLGYTPAQAGGIEAAASTGGQIMPPLMGAGAFLISEFTQVPYVDIVIVSIFPAFLYFGAVYLLVHVAAVKQGMTGLSRDQLPKVRAVMADGWHFLLPLVALVWLLVAGYSPMRVGFYAILSVIAAASARALWRYGTDRPTMDGLIALCKRGLSLTAQAMELGARNAVAVSMACAVAGIIVGVVGLTGLGLKFSSMMIAFSGGNIVLALILVLLASLILGMGLPVTAAYIVLIILVGPALTSEFGIPLLIAHLVVFWYSQDSNVTPPVALAAFAGAAISGSKPLETSIQSWKFAKGLYLIPLFMVFNESIILGGPIPLVVWNGFLAIVALTAFAACLEGFLFAPINMLHRLIVVPGVVAVFWPDLLIEGVGAAVLIFVLGLNWAKGRRERSALDLA